CCAGCAGATCACCCTGCGCGGCCCGGCGGAACTGGCCGACGCCCTGCCGTTCGTGCTGGGCTTCCACCCCACCGACTCCGTCGTCCTGGTCGCCCTCCACGGCGAGCGCGGCCGCTTCGGCGGCCGTGTCAGGCTCGGGATCCCACGCTCGCCCCGGGAGTGGGCGTCCACCGCCGATCACCTCGCCGAGTGCCTCGTCGAGGGCGGCTCCCGATCCGGCACGCGGCCGGACGGCATCGTCGTCTTCCTGTGCCAGGACCCCGCGCCCGGCGAGACGGGCCGCAGGGTCATGGAGCGGCTGCGGCCCTTCGCGCAGCGCCTGCGGACGGCCTGTGGCGCCCTCGACATCCCCGTCTGCGAGGCCCTCTGCATCACCGACGGGCTGTACTTCTCGTACTGCTGTCCCGACCAGCGCTGCTGCCCGCCGGACGGCACCCCGCTCGCGCTCAACGGCACCTCGGTGATGGCGGCGGCCGCGGCGTACGCCGGAGTGCAGGTACGGGGCTCCCTGCGGGACATGGAGGCCCGGCTGAAGCCGCGTGGCGGACCCGGCGACGAGGAGCAGCGGGCCGCCCTCGACACGGCCGCCGCCTCGATCGTCCCCCGGATCCTCGAGGGCGCCGAAGGGAAGGGACGGGAAGAGGTGCGCGAAGCGACGTTGCGTCTCGCCCGCGGGATCCTCCGCCGGTTCGTCAGCCCGAAGAGCACACAGAGCCCGAAGAACCAGAAGAGCCCGCAGGGCCCTATGGGCGCTCTGGGTCCGAAGAGCCCCCAGGCCGGTGCGGCGGGTGCGCTGAGCACGGCGAGCCCGGTGCGGCCGATCGTTCCGGGACGACAGACCGGTGCCGTCGCCGACGACGCGGCCGACGACGCCCTGATCACGACCGACGAGGCGGCCGCTCTGGTCCTCGGTCTGCAGGACCGGGTCACCCGGGACCGCGCCGCCGAGTGGATGGAGGGCTGGGAGGGGACCGCCGCCCTGCGGCTCTGGCGCGTCCTGGCCCGGCGC
The DNA window shown above is from Streptomyces vietnamensis and carries:
- a CDS encoding DUF4192 domain-containing protein — encoded protein: MNANHHESSGLSRTQQITLRGPAELADALPFVLGFHPTDSVVLVALHGERGRFGGRVRLGIPRSPREWASTADHLAECLVEGGSRSGTRPDGIVVFLCQDPAPGETGRRVMERLRPFAQRLRTACGALDIPVCEALCITDGLYFSYCCPDQRCCPPDGTPLALNGTSVMAAAAAYAGVQVRGSLRDMEARLKPRGGPGDEEQRAALDTAAASIVPRILEGAEGKGREEVREATLRLARGILRRFVSPKSTQSPKNQKSPQGPMGALGPKSPQAGAAGALSTASPVRPIVPGRQTGAVADDAADDALITTDEAAALVLGLQDRVTRDRAAEWMEGWEGTAALRLWRVLARRCVTPYQEHAAAPLTLAGWTAWSLGDEPTARVALGLALDADPEYVFARLLHQACNEGLDPESLRSCLRSERDARAASEQEVPSPSRRVRMRATRRPGTPQALRKPGRQTDGSGRRTTAGVRPGGPAATRPGSGTPRHGGQRGSRSGR